The proteins below come from a single Maylandia zebra isolate NMK-2024a linkage group LG23, Mzebra_GT3a, whole genome shotgun sequence genomic window:
- the sonb gene encoding SON DNA and RNA binding protein b isoform X1, whose translation MAANIEQIFQDFILNKIREIEDQNEDKADAKRVGDCSNMDGAENASTKRHKDVRSSSSHKKHKKHKSKRKKRNREKESSSESGADLKRKNKHKSRRGTPTERKTEQGGDRESKSRCRKKHLIGKRKKKKRRKDDENSSDTDSAFVLKHTKLKRQEELPDIIPKQENSNKGIEDEERRDRQGCHSPSHSYSQSHSCPVKNSDSRTRHYRQRSRTRSSSSEKKDVEDESFHSHQWPPNWPKPPQGNLSNTESNLQAEELTESRVIKRQTSNHSEGEETEKLASSASTSVPSQSISAKHHLSTEPGLLQCKASETSFPANVKSAGKKRKKSPQKKKEEKSSKKQKKSKSPRRGYKRESRSTSPSLRKRSRSRSRGRRPRRSRSRSVSQSRRRVAYSQRDRWKREPSHSPVLILRKNRSPSRKHGSLSNSPHRISELDKEQLLEIAKANAAAMCAKAGMPIPASLRSSVLPLALPTMAMNAAMASMTAATVTAALTNIGTLSSLVPLPSIMQKPPVAPAQPNIANLEEVKRKVAKQANSISIKEFTDKCKMIADSTEELPVAVPHVSDEEDDEKPFGGAALREPKAITFSVNNSTVRPAVRSDAGMAKEFPVSSGTQHRKKEGEGLGAYGEWVPVDKTTEKAAVTTKAQTNVLSAAPSSSSSSSGETAAVLQEVIEQPAFVTNSDKVFPDPQLQQVDITQAVTERIKAQRRLAENPYDISAIRMLTRAQEQVDAWAQSNTVPGLFTGSTGAQVLSSEELSTSGPQAWLKKDQFLRAAPVSGGVGEFLMRKMGWKTGEGLGRNREGTVEPIVIDFKVDRKGLVAEGEKLQKQTGGLVVTKDLMGKHPVSALIELCNKRKIMQPDFVMVHHSGPDHRKNFLFKVTVNGVDYQPQTASPNKKHAKAMAATVALQALGEVPVDGPGLYTGPVFTAASTGPLFST comes from the exons ATGGCGGCCAACATAGAGCAAATTTTTCAAGatttcatattaaataaaatcagaGAAATTGAAGACCAGAATGAGGACAAAGc TGATGCTAAAAGAGTGGGTGACTGCAGTAACATGGATGGAGCAGAAAATGCCTCTACAAAGAGACACAAAGACGTGAGAAGCAGCAGTTCGCACAAgaagcacaaaaaacacaaaagcaagaggaagaagaggaaccGAGAGAAGGAGAGTAGTTCAGAGTCTGGGGCAGACCTGAAgcgaaaaaataaacacaagtcAAG AAGAGGAACACCAacggaaagaaaaacagagcaag GTGGGGATCGTGAGAGTAAGTCCAGATGCCGCAAGAAGCACTTAAttggaaagaggaagaagaagaaaaggaggaaagaCGATGAGAATTCATCAGATACTGACTCTGCTTTTGTGTTAAAGCATACTAAACTAAAACGACAGGAGGAGCTGCCTGATATAATCCCAAAACAG GAAAACTCAAATAAAGGAATAGAAGATGAGGAAAGACGTGACAGGCAGGGATGCCATTCACCTTCACATTCCTACTCCCAGTCACATTCCTGCCCAGTGAAGAACTCTGACTCTCGGACTCGACACTACCGTCAGAGGTCTAGGACTCGCTCCAG CTCGTCAGAGAAGAAAGATGTAGAAGATGAATCCTTTCATTCCCACCAATGGCCTCCAAACTGGCCCAAGCCACCTCAGGGCAACCTCAGCAACACTGAAAGTAATTTACAAGCAGAAGAGTTGACTGAATCAAGAGTAATAAAACGGCAGACCTCTAACCACAGTGAAGGAGAGGAAACAGAAAAACTAG CTTCTAGTGCATCCACGTCCGTGCCAAGCCAGTCCATATCTGCTAAACATCACCTGAGCACTGAGCCTGGCTTGCTTCAGTGCAAGGCATCAGAAACGTCCTTTCCTGCAAATGTGAAATCTgctggaaagaaaagaaaaaagtcaccacagaagaaaaaagaggagaagtcatcaaagaagcagaaaaaatcCAAGTCACCACGTAGAGGCTACAAGAGAGAATCTAGATCCACGAGCCCTTCACTTAGGAAGAGATCACGCTCAAG GTCAAGGGGCCGCAGGCCACGGCGGTCACGCTCGCGGTCAGTGTCACAAAGTCGGCGGAGGGTTGCATACAGCCAGAGAGACCGTTGGAAGCGTGAGCCGAGCCATTCCCCTGTGCTAATCCTACGCAAAAACAGGTCGCCCTCACGGAAACACGGCAGCTTGAGCAACAGCCCTCACCGTATCAGTGAACTGG aTAAGGAGCAGTTGTTGGAAATTGCTAAGGCCAATGCTGCTGCCATGTGTGCCAAAGCTGGTATGCCTATCCCTGCTAGCCTGAGATCCTCAGTGCTTCCCCTGGCTCTGCCAACAATGGCTATGAATGCTGCAATGGCCAGTATGACTGCTG CCACTGTGACAGCAGCCTTGACTAACATTGGCACTTTGTCGTCACTGGTTCCACTGCCTTCCATTATGCAGAAGCCACCCGTTGCCCCTGCCCAACCCAACATCGCTAATTTGGAGGAGGTGAAAAGGAAAGTAGCAAAGCAAGCGAACAGCATTAGCATTAAAGAATTTACTGAC aaatgCAAGATGATTGCAGACAGTACAGAAGAGCTGCCAGTGGCAGTGCCTCATGTTTcagatgaagaggatgatgagaAACCTTTTGGAGGAGCAGCTCTACGAGAACCAAAAGCAATCACCTTCAGTGTTAAT AACTCAACAGTTCGTCCAGCAGTCCGTAGTGATGCAGGCATGGCCAAGGAGTTTCCAGTGTCTTCAGGAACACAGCATCGTAAGAAG GAAGGAGAGGGACTGGGTGCTTATGGAGAATGGGTGCCAGTTGACAAAACAACCGAGAaggctgctgttacaacaaaGGCCCAAACAAATGTTCTGTCAGCagcaccctcctcctcctcatcatcatcagggGAAACGGCAGCGGTTTTGCAGGAAGTTATTGAACAGCCAGCGTTTGTGACAAACAGTGACAAAGTTTTTCCTGACCCACAACTGCAG CAAGTAGACATCACCCAGGCTGTAACTGAACGAATCAAAGCTCAGAGGCGATTGGCTGAGAACCCCTATGACATCAGTGCCATCCGCATGCTCACCCGAGCACAAGAGCAG GTAGATGCTTGGGCCCAATCCAACACGGTTCCTGGTCTTTTCACTGGTTCAACTGGAGCCCAGGTCCTCAGCTCTGAGGAGCTCTCGACCAGTGGACCACAAGCATGGCTGAAGAAG GACCAGTTTCTCAGGGCAGCTCCAGTGTCAGGGGGTGTCGGGGAGTTCCTGATGAGAAAGATGGGGTGGAAGACAGGCGAAGGGCTCGGAAGGAACCGCGAGGGTACCGTGGAACCCATCGTTATTGACTTTAAGGTTGACCGCAAAG GTCTAGTTGCTGAAGGAGAGAAACTACAGAAGCAAACTGGTGGACTGGTAGTAACCAAGGACCTAATGG GGAAGCACCCGGTGTCTGCTCTCATTGAGTTGTGTAACAAGAGAAAGATAATGCAGCCGGACTTTGTTATGGTCCATCACAGTGGTCCTGACCACCGCAAGAATTTTCTTTTCAAG GTCACAGTGAATGGTGTGGACTACCAACCCCAGACAGCCAGTCCCAATAAGAAGCACGCCAAGGCCATGGCAGCCACAGTTGCCCTGCAAGCTCTGGGAGAG GTTCCTGTGGATGGACCAGGACTCTACACTGGCCCTGTCTTCACTGCTGCTTCTACAGGCCCGCTTTTCTCTACATAG
- the sonb gene encoding SON DNA and RNA binding protein b isoform X2, translating to MDGAENASTKRHKDVRSSSSHKKHKKHKSKRKKRNREKESSSESGADLKRKNKHKSRRGTPTERKTEQGGDRESKSRCRKKHLIGKRKKKKRRKDDENSSDTDSAFVLKHTKLKRQEELPDIIPKQENSNKGIEDEERRDRQGCHSPSHSYSQSHSCPVKNSDSRTRHYRQRSRTRSSSSEKKDVEDESFHSHQWPPNWPKPPQGNLSNTESNLQAEELTESRVIKRQTSNHSEGEETEKLASSASTSVPSQSISAKHHLSTEPGLLQCKASETSFPANVKSAGKKRKKSPQKKKEEKSSKKQKKSKSPRRGYKRESRSTSPSLRKRSRSRSRGRRPRRSRSRSVSQSRRRVAYSQRDRWKREPSHSPVLILRKNRSPSRKHGSLSNSPHRISELDKEQLLEIAKANAAAMCAKAGMPIPASLRSSVLPLALPTMAMNAAMASMTAATVTAALTNIGTLSSLVPLPSIMQKPPVAPAQPNIANLEEVKRKVAKQANSISIKEFTDKCKMIADSTEELPVAVPHVSDEEDDEKPFGGAALREPKAITFSVNNSTVRPAVRSDAGMAKEFPVSSGTQHRKKEGEGLGAYGEWVPVDKTTEKAAVTTKAQTNVLSAAPSSSSSSSGETAAVLQEVIEQPAFVTNSDKVFPDPQLQQVDITQAVTERIKAQRRLAENPYDISAIRMLTRAQEQVDAWAQSNTVPGLFTGSTGAQVLSSEELSTSGPQAWLKKDQFLRAAPVSGGVGEFLMRKMGWKTGEGLGRNREGTVEPIVIDFKVDRKGLVAEGEKLQKQTGGLVVTKDLMGKHPVSALIELCNKRKIMQPDFVMVHHSGPDHRKNFLFKVTVNGVDYQPQTASPNKKHAKAMAATVALQALGEVPVDGPGLYTGPVFTAASTGPLFST from the exons ATGGATGGAGCAGAAAATGCCTCTACAAAGAGACACAAAGACGTGAGAAGCAGCAGTTCGCACAAgaagcacaaaaaacacaaaagcaagaggaagaagaggaaccGAGAGAAGGAGAGTAGTTCAGAGTCTGGGGCAGACCTGAAgcgaaaaaataaacacaagtcAAG AAGAGGAACACCAacggaaagaaaaacagagcaag GTGGGGATCGTGAGAGTAAGTCCAGATGCCGCAAGAAGCACTTAAttggaaagaggaagaagaagaaaaggaggaaagaCGATGAGAATTCATCAGATACTGACTCTGCTTTTGTGTTAAAGCATACTAAACTAAAACGACAGGAGGAGCTGCCTGATATAATCCCAAAACAG GAAAACTCAAATAAAGGAATAGAAGATGAGGAAAGACGTGACAGGCAGGGATGCCATTCACCTTCACATTCCTACTCCCAGTCACATTCCTGCCCAGTGAAGAACTCTGACTCTCGGACTCGACACTACCGTCAGAGGTCTAGGACTCGCTCCAG CTCGTCAGAGAAGAAAGATGTAGAAGATGAATCCTTTCATTCCCACCAATGGCCTCCAAACTGGCCCAAGCCACCTCAGGGCAACCTCAGCAACACTGAAAGTAATTTACAAGCAGAAGAGTTGACTGAATCAAGAGTAATAAAACGGCAGACCTCTAACCACAGTGAAGGAGAGGAAACAGAAAAACTAG CTTCTAGTGCATCCACGTCCGTGCCAAGCCAGTCCATATCTGCTAAACATCACCTGAGCACTGAGCCTGGCTTGCTTCAGTGCAAGGCATCAGAAACGTCCTTTCCTGCAAATGTGAAATCTgctggaaagaaaagaaaaaagtcaccacagaagaaaaaagaggagaagtcatcaaagaagcagaaaaaatcCAAGTCACCACGTAGAGGCTACAAGAGAGAATCTAGATCCACGAGCCCTTCACTTAGGAAGAGATCACGCTCAAG GTCAAGGGGCCGCAGGCCACGGCGGTCACGCTCGCGGTCAGTGTCACAAAGTCGGCGGAGGGTTGCATACAGCCAGAGAGACCGTTGGAAGCGTGAGCCGAGCCATTCCCCTGTGCTAATCCTACGCAAAAACAGGTCGCCCTCACGGAAACACGGCAGCTTGAGCAACAGCCCTCACCGTATCAGTGAACTGG aTAAGGAGCAGTTGTTGGAAATTGCTAAGGCCAATGCTGCTGCCATGTGTGCCAAAGCTGGTATGCCTATCCCTGCTAGCCTGAGATCCTCAGTGCTTCCCCTGGCTCTGCCAACAATGGCTATGAATGCTGCAATGGCCAGTATGACTGCTG CCACTGTGACAGCAGCCTTGACTAACATTGGCACTTTGTCGTCACTGGTTCCACTGCCTTCCATTATGCAGAAGCCACCCGTTGCCCCTGCCCAACCCAACATCGCTAATTTGGAGGAGGTGAAAAGGAAAGTAGCAAAGCAAGCGAACAGCATTAGCATTAAAGAATTTACTGAC aaatgCAAGATGATTGCAGACAGTACAGAAGAGCTGCCAGTGGCAGTGCCTCATGTTTcagatgaagaggatgatgagaAACCTTTTGGAGGAGCAGCTCTACGAGAACCAAAAGCAATCACCTTCAGTGTTAAT AACTCAACAGTTCGTCCAGCAGTCCGTAGTGATGCAGGCATGGCCAAGGAGTTTCCAGTGTCTTCAGGAACACAGCATCGTAAGAAG GAAGGAGAGGGACTGGGTGCTTATGGAGAATGGGTGCCAGTTGACAAAACAACCGAGAaggctgctgttacaacaaaGGCCCAAACAAATGTTCTGTCAGCagcaccctcctcctcctcatcatcatcagggGAAACGGCAGCGGTTTTGCAGGAAGTTATTGAACAGCCAGCGTTTGTGACAAACAGTGACAAAGTTTTTCCTGACCCACAACTGCAG CAAGTAGACATCACCCAGGCTGTAACTGAACGAATCAAAGCTCAGAGGCGATTGGCTGAGAACCCCTATGACATCAGTGCCATCCGCATGCTCACCCGAGCACAAGAGCAG GTAGATGCTTGGGCCCAATCCAACACGGTTCCTGGTCTTTTCACTGGTTCAACTGGAGCCCAGGTCCTCAGCTCTGAGGAGCTCTCGACCAGTGGACCACAAGCATGGCTGAAGAAG GACCAGTTTCTCAGGGCAGCTCCAGTGTCAGGGGGTGTCGGGGAGTTCCTGATGAGAAAGATGGGGTGGAAGACAGGCGAAGGGCTCGGAAGGAACCGCGAGGGTACCGTGGAACCCATCGTTATTGACTTTAAGGTTGACCGCAAAG GTCTAGTTGCTGAAGGAGAGAAACTACAGAAGCAAACTGGTGGACTGGTAGTAACCAAGGACCTAATGG GGAAGCACCCGGTGTCTGCTCTCATTGAGTTGTGTAACAAGAGAAAGATAATGCAGCCGGACTTTGTTATGGTCCATCACAGTGGTCCTGACCACCGCAAGAATTTTCTTTTCAAG GTCACAGTGAATGGTGTGGACTACCAACCCCAGACAGCCAGTCCCAATAAGAAGCACGCCAAGGCCATGGCAGCCACAGTTGCCCTGCAAGCTCTGGGAGAG GTTCCTGTGGATGGACCAGGACTCTACACTGGCCCTGTCTTCACTGCTGCTTCTACAGGCCCGCTTTTCTCTACATAG